One Cuculus canorus isolate bCucCan1 chromosome 1, bCucCan1.pri, whole genome shotgun sequence DNA segment encodes these proteins:
- the LOC128850910 gene encoding trypsin I-P1-like, with product MKFFLFVTFVGVAVAFPINDDDDKIVGGYTCAANSVPYQVSLNSGYHFCGGSLINSQWVLSAAHCYKYRFRVQLGKHNLALTESTEQLISVAKVILYPGYDSATLDNDIMLIKLAQPAQLTRAVQTVSLPTSCVDAGTTCLISGWGNTLSDGHLYPDTLQCLEAPVLSSSECSNAYYPMEITNNMICVGFLEGGKDSCQNDSGGPVVCNGQLQGIVSWGIGCAKKGYPGVYTKVCNFVSWIEETMASN from the exons ATGAAGTTCTTCCTCTTTGTCACCTTTGTTGGCGTGGCTG TTGCCTTCCCCATCAACGATGATGATGACAAGATCGTGGGAGGCTATACCTGTGCAGCAAACTCCGTCCCTTACCAGGTGTCCCTGAATTCTGGGTATCACTTCTGTGGAGGTTCCCTCATCAACAGCCAGTGGGTCCTGTCGGCTGCTCACTGCTACAAGTA tcgCTTCCGAGTGCAGCTCGGGAAACACAACCTGGCGCTTACAGAATCCACCGAGCAGCTTATCAGTGTAGCTAAAGTCATCCTCTACCCTGGCTATGACTCTGCAACACTGGACAATGACATTATGCTCATCAAGCTTGCCCAACCAGCCCAGCTCACCCGAGCCGTCCAAACGGTTTCTCTGCCTACCAGCTGTGTGGATGCAGGCACCACATGCCTCATCTCTGGATGGGGCAACACACTCAGCGATGGCC ATCTATATCCAGACACCCTGCAGTGCCTGGAGGCTCCTGTGCTCTCCTCAAGTGAGTGCAGCAATGCTTATTACCCTATGGAAATTACCAACAACATGATTTGCGTAGGATTCCTCGAGGGAGGGAAAGACTCCTGCCAG AATGATTCCGGCGGTCCAGTAGTCTGCAATGGGCAGCTCCAGGGCATTGTTTCTTGGGGTATTGGATGTGCAAAGAAAGGCTATCCTGGAGTTTACACTAAGGTTTGCAATTTTGTCTCCTGGATTGAAGAAACCATGGCTTCCAACTGA
- the LOC128853278 gene encoding trypsin I-P1-like — MKFFLFVTFVGVAVAFPINDDDDKIVGGYTCAANSVPYQVSLNSGYHFCGGSLINSQWVLSAAHCYKYRIRVQLGKHNLALTESTEQFISSAKVIRYPGYDSATLDNDIMLIKLAQPAQLTRAVQTVSLPTSCVDAGTTCLISGWGNTLGNGYLYPDTLQCLEAPVLSSSECSNAYPGLITDNMICVGFLEGGKDSCQGDSGGPVVCNGQLQGIVSWGIGCAKKGYPGVYTKVCNFVSWIEETMASN; from the exons ATGAAGTTCTTCCTGTTTGTCACCTTTGTTGGCGTGGCTG TTGCCTTCCCCATCAACGATGATGATGACAAGATCGTGGGAGGCTACACCTGTGCAGCAAACTCCGTCCCTTACCAGGTGTCCCTGAATTCTGGGTATCACTTCTGTGGAGGTTCCCTCATCAACAGCCAGTGGGTCCTGTCGGCTGCTCACTGCTACAAGTA ccgCATCCGAGTGCAGCTCGGGAAACACAACCTGGCGCTTACAGAATCCACCGAGCAGTTTATCAGTTCAGCTAAAGTCATCCGCTACCCTGGCTATGACTCTGCAACACTGGACAATGACATTATGCTCATCAAGCTTGCCCAACCAGCCCAGCTCACCCGAGCCGTCCAAACGGTTTCTCTGCCTACCAGCTGTGTGGATGCAGGCACCACATGCCTCATCTCTGGATGGGGCAACACACTCGGCAATGGCT ATCTATATCCAGACACCCTGCAGTGCCTGGAGGCTCCTGTGCTCTCCTCAAGTGAGTGCAGCAATGCTTACCCTGGGCTAATTACCGACAACATGATCTGCGTAGGATTCCTCGAGGGAGGGAAAGACTCCTGCCAG GGGGATTCCGGCGGTCCGGTAGTCTGCAATGGGCAGCTCCAGGGCATTGTTTCTTGGGGTATTGGATGTGCAAAGAAAGGCTATCCTGGAGTTTACACTAAGGTTTGCAATTTTGTCTCCTGGATTGAAGAAACCATGGCTTCCAACTGA
- the LOC128850911 gene encoding trypsin I-P1-like, with the protein MKFFLFVTFVGVAVAFPINDDDDKIVGGYTCAANSVPYQVSLNSGYHFCGGSLINSQWVLSAAHCYKYRFRVQLGKHNLALTESTEQLISVAKVILYPGYRAATLDNDIMLIKLAQPAQLTRAVQTVSLPTSCVDAGTTCLISGWGNTLSDGHLYPDTLQCLEAPVLSSSECSNAYYPMEITNNMICVGFLEGGKDSCQEDSGGPVVCNGQLQGIVSWGIGCAKKGYPGVYTKVCNFVSWIEETIASN; encoded by the exons ATGAAGTTCTTCCTCTTTGTCACCTTTGTTGGCGTGGCTG TTGCCTTCCCCATCAACGATGATGATGACAAGATCGTGGGAGGCTACACCTGTGCAGCAAACTCCGTCCCTTACCAGGTGTCCCTGAATTCTGGGTATCACTTCTGTGGAGGTTCCCTCATCAACAGCCAGTGGGTCCTGTCGGCTGCTCACTGCTACAAGTA tcgCTTCCGAGTGCAGCTCGGGAAACACAACCTGGCGCTTACAGAATCCACCGAGCAGCTTATCAGTGTAGCTAAAGTCATCCTCTACCCTGGCTACAGGGCTGCAACACTGGACAATGACATTATGCTCATCAAGCTTGCCCAACCAGCCCAGCTCACCCGAGCCGTCCAAACAGTTTCTCTGCCTACCAGCTGTGTGGATGCAGGCACCACATGCCTCATCTCTGGATGGGGCAACACACTCAGCGATGGCC ATCTATATCCAGACACCCTGCAGTGCCTGGAGGCTCCTGTGCTCTCCTCAAGTGAGTGCAGCAATGCTTATTACCCTATGGAAATTACCAACAACATGATTTGCGTAGGATTCCTCGAGGGAGGGAAAGACTCCTGCCAG GAGGATTCTGGCGGTCCAGTAGTCTGCAATGGGCAGCTCCAGGGCATTGTTTCTTGGGGTATTGGATGTGCAAAGAAAGGCTATCCTGGAGTTTACACTAAGGTTTGCAATTTTGTCTCCTGGATTGAAGAAACCATTGCTTCCAACTGA